One genomic window of Elaeis guineensis isolate ETL-2024a chromosome 2, EG11, whole genome shotgun sequence includes the following:
- the LOC105040528 gene encoding uncharacterized protein isoform X1, producing MDDDSVERMLERERLQMEQIRELDMEELQIEEVDDDHSSDDDVLISGRGDGGAGPSGGFTFNTCLASLHTYLGEVDDTHGRLSFLDGGAILNLPMFYLEGVVLFPEATLPLRVIQPRFIAAVEKALNQVDAPFTIGVVRVHRHPDDGRLRFASVGTTAESKNVLLNQSIRQYRRLDDGSLNVVTRGQQRFRLRRRWIDVEGAPCGEVQIVQEDTPLRTPKDAFAQLASVSNFRKCSFSHAALLGASPAKRRACVDIDNDWERMSAASIVSDHSATDSSDSPHRYGVDESLSGDEDFMDGWDQRRRKFHSEGFSRSDQVHKCVKFDEDDNLGWDSVEDFASGKRSGDWEIRERHRAVHEKKSVFCAPLSFWPHWVYQMYDSYALARRAADLWKQVIGSPNMDDYIRKPDLLSFYIASKLPMSESTRQELLEIDGISYRLRREIQLLKGFNLIRCKNCLTLIAKRSDMVVMSSDGPLNAYVNPHGYVHEIITVYNANGLALLGSPAKEHSWFPGYAWTITNCAVCESNMGWLFTATKRNLLPKSFWGIRSSQVTDDTQ from the exons ATGGACGACGACAGCGTCGAGAGGATGCTGGAGCGCGAGAGACTCCAGATGGAGCAGATTAGAGAGCTCGACATGGAGGAGCTCCAGATCGAGGAAGTCGACGACGATCACTCTTCCGACGACGACGTCCTCATCAG TGGCCGTGGTGATGGAGGGGCAGGTCCATCTGGTGGCTTTACCTTCAATACATGTTTGGCTTCATTGCATACATATCTTGGTG AGGTTGATGATACTCATGGTAGGCTGTCTTTTTTGGATGGGGGTGCAATCTTAAATTTGCCAATGTTCTATCTTGAAG gaGTAGTTTTGTTCCCTGAAGCGACCCTTCCTCTCAGAGTGATTCAACCTAGATTTATAGCTGCTGTGGAAAAAGCTCTGAACCAGGTTGATGCTCCGTTCACAATTGGTGTG GTTCGAGTTCATAGGCACCCAGATGATGGAAGGCTTCGCTTTGCTTCAGTTGGGACAACTGCAGAG tcaaAAAATGTTCTACTTAACCAGTCA ATACGGCAATATCGGCGATTGGATGATGGTTCGTTAAATGTGGTTACTCGTGGTCAACAGCGCTTTCGCTTGAGACGCCGTTGGATAGATGTTGAAGGAGCA CCATGCGGTGAAGTGCAAATAGTTCAGGAAGATACACCACTGAGAACACCAAAGGATGCATTTGCGCAGTTGGCTTCAGTTAGTAATTTTCGGAAATGTAGTTTTTCACATGCAGCACTTTTAGGTGCTTCTCCTGCTAAACGACGTGCATGTGTGGATATAGACAATGATTGGGAACGTATGTCTGCTGCCAGCATTGTAAGTGATCATTCAGCTACTGATTCCAGTGATTCGCCCCATAGATATGGAGTTGATGAGTCCTTGAGTGGTGATGAGGATTTTATGGATGGGTGGGATCAGAGGAGGAGAAAATTCCATTCGGAAGGGTTTAGTAGATCAGATCAAGTTCATAAGTGTGTGAAGTTTGATGAGGATGATAATCTTGGATGGGACTCTGTGGAGGACTTTGCATCAGGAAAAAGATCTGGTGATTGGGAAATAAGGGAAAGGCATAGGGCTGTCCATGAGAAAAAATCGGTGTTCTGCGCTCCATTGTCTTTCTGGCCTCACTGGGTTTACCAAATGTACGACTCATATGCCCTTGCTCGAAGGGCTGCAG ATTTGTGGAAGCAAGTAATAGGAAGTCCAAATATGGATGATTATATAAGAAAGCCAGACCTTTTATCATTTTATATTGCAAGCAAGCTTCCCATGTCAGAATCTACAAGGCAGGAGCTGTTGGAGATCGATGGAATTTCTTATCGATTGAGACGGGAAATACAGTTACTGAAAGGCTTTAATCTTATACGTTGTAAAAACTGTCTG ACTTTAATTGCAAAGCGAAGTGATATGGTGGTGATGTCTAGTGATGGACCCCTCAATGCTTATGTGAACCCTCATGGTTATGTGCATGAGATCATTACCGTTTATAATGCAAATGGGCTAGCACTTCTTGGTTCACCTGCCAAAGAGCATAGCTGGTTTCCAGG GTATGCATGGACGATCACCAACTGTGCTGTTTGTGAATCAAACATGGGCTGGTTATTTACAGCTACAAAAAGAAATTTGCTACCAAAGTCATTTTGGGGGATCCGTAGTTCTCAAGTTACTGATGATACACAATGA
- the LOC105040528 gene encoding uncharacterized protein isoform X2 encodes MDDDSVERMLERERLQMEQIRELDMEELQIEEVDDDHSSDDDVLISGRGDGGAGPSGGFTFNTCLASLHTYLGEVDDTHGRLSFLDGGAILNLPMFYLEGVVLFPEATLPLRVIQPRFIAAVEKALNQVDAPFTIGVVRVHRHPDDGRLRFASVGTTAEIRQYRRLDDGSLNVVTRGQQRFRLRRRWIDVEGAPCGEVQIVQEDTPLRTPKDAFAQLASVSNFRKCSFSHAALLGASPAKRRACVDIDNDWERMSAASIVSDHSATDSSDSPHRYGVDESLSGDEDFMDGWDQRRRKFHSEGFSRSDQVHKCVKFDEDDNLGWDSVEDFASGKRSGDWEIRERHRAVHEKKSVFCAPLSFWPHWVYQMYDSYALARRAADLWKQVIGSPNMDDYIRKPDLLSFYIASKLPMSESTRQELLEIDGISYRLRREIQLLKGFNLIRCKNCLTLIAKRSDMVVMSSDGPLNAYVNPHGYVHEIITVYNANGLALLGSPAKEHSWFPGYAWTITNCAVCESNMGWLFTATKRNLLPKSFWGIRSSQVTDDTQ; translated from the exons ATGGACGACGACAGCGTCGAGAGGATGCTGGAGCGCGAGAGACTCCAGATGGAGCAGATTAGAGAGCTCGACATGGAGGAGCTCCAGATCGAGGAAGTCGACGACGATCACTCTTCCGACGACGACGTCCTCATCAG TGGCCGTGGTGATGGAGGGGCAGGTCCATCTGGTGGCTTTACCTTCAATACATGTTTGGCTTCATTGCATACATATCTTGGTG AGGTTGATGATACTCATGGTAGGCTGTCTTTTTTGGATGGGGGTGCAATCTTAAATTTGCCAATGTTCTATCTTGAAG gaGTAGTTTTGTTCCCTGAAGCGACCCTTCCTCTCAGAGTGATTCAACCTAGATTTATAGCTGCTGTGGAAAAAGCTCTGAACCAGGTTGATGCTCCGTTCACAATTGGTGTG GTTCGAGTTCATAGGCACCCAGATGATGGAAGGCTTCGCTTTGCTTCAGTTGGGACAACTGCAGAG ATACGGCAATATCGGCGATTGGATGATGGTTCGTTAAATGTGGTTACTCGTGGTCAACAGCGCTTTCGCTTGAGACGCCGTTGGATAGATGTTGAAGGAGCA CCATGCGGTGAAGTGCAAATAGTTCAGGAAGATACACCACTGAGAACACCAAAGGATGCATTTGCGCAGTTGGCTTCAGTTAGTAATTTTCGGAAATGTAGTTTTTCACATGCAGCACTTTTAGGTGCTTCTCCTGCTAAACGACGTGCATGTGTGGATATAGACAATGATTGGGAACGTATGTCTGCTGCCAGCATTGTAAGTGATCATTCAGCTACTGATTCCAGTGATTCGCCCCATAGATATGGAGTTGATGAGTCCTTGAGTGGTGATGAGGATTTTATGGATGGGTGGGATCAGAGGAGGAGAAAATTCCATTCGGAAGGGTTTAGTAGATCAGATCAAGTTCATAAGTGTGTGAAGTTTGATGAGGATGATAATCTTGGATGGGACTCTGTGGAGGACTTTGCATCAGGAAAAAGATCTGGTGATTGGGAAATAAGGGAAAGGCATAGGGCTGTCCATGAGAAAAAATCGGTGTTCTGCGCTCCATTGTCTTTCTGGCCTCACTGGGTTTACCAAATGTACGACTCATATGCCCTTGCTCGAAGGGCTGCAG ATTTGTGGAAGCAAGTAATAGGAAGTCCAAATATGGATGATTATATAAGAAAGCCAGACCTTTTATCATTTTATATTGCAAGCAAGCTTCCCATGTCAGAATCTACAAGGCAGGAGCTGTTGGAGATCGATGGAATTTCTTATCGATTGAGACGGGAAATACAGTTACTGAAAGGCTTTAATCTTATACGTTGTAAAAACTGTCTG ACTTTAATTGCAAAGCGAAGTGATATGGTGGTGATGTCTAGTGATGGACCCCTCAATGCTTATGTGAACCCTCATGGTTATGTGCATGAGATCATTACCGTTTATAATGCAAATGGGCTAGCACTTCTTGGTTCACCTGCCAAAGAGCATAGCTGGTTTCCAGG GTATGCATGGACGATCACCAACTGTGCTGTTTGTGAATCAAACATGGGCTGGTTATTTACAGCTACAAAAAGAAATTTGCTACCAAAGTCATTTTGGGGGATCCGTAGTTCTCAAGTTACTGATGATACACAATGA
- the LOC105040528 gene encoding uncharacterized protein isoform X3, with product MLCIGEPSKLLLVKTSLCEPHIGRGDGGAGPSGGFTFNTCLASLHTYLGEVDDTHGRLSFLDGGAILNLPMFYLEGVVLFPEATLPLRVIQPRFIAAVEKALNQVDAPFTIGVVRVHRHPDDGRLRFASVGTTAESKNVLLNQSIRQYRRLDDGSLNVVTRGQQRFRLRRRWIDVEGAPCGEVQIVQEDTPLRTPKDAFAQLASVSNFRKCSFSHAALLGASPAKRRACVDIDNDWERMSAASIVSDHSATDSSDSPHRYGVDESLSGDEDFMDGWDQRRRKFHSEGFSRSDQVHKCVKFDEDDNLGWDSVEDFASGKRSGDWEIRERHRAVHEKKSVFCAPLSFWPHWVYQMYDSYALARRAADLWKQVIGSPNMDDYIRKPDLLSFYIASKLPMSESTRQELLEIDGISYRLRREIQLLKGFNLIRCKNCLTLIAKRSDMVVMSSDGPLNAYVNPHGYVHEIITVYNANGLALLGSPAKEHSWFPGYAWTITNCAVCESNMGWLFTATKRNLLPKSFWGIRSSQVTDDTQ from the exons ATGCTCTGTATCGGTGAACCTTCAAAGCTGTTACTCGTCAAGACCTCACTGTGCGAGCCGCATAT TGGCCGTGGTGATGGAGGGGCAGGTCCATCTGGTGGCTTTACCTTCAATACATGTTTGGCTTCATTGCATACATATCTTGGTG AGGTTGATGATACTCATGGTAGGCTGTCTTTTTTGGATGGGGGTGCAATCTTAAATTTGCCAATGTTCTATCTTGAAG gaGTAGTTTTGTTCCCTGAAGCGACCCTTCCTCTCAGAGTGATTCAACCTAGATTTATAGCTGCTGTGGAAAAAGCTCTGAACCAGGTTGATGCTCCGTTCACAATTGGTGTG GTTCGAGTTCATAGGCACCCAGATGATGGAAGGCTTCGCTTTGCTTCAGTTGGGACAACTGCAGAG tcaaAAAATGTTCTACTTAACCAGTCA ATACGGCAATATCGGCGATTGGATGATGGTTCGTTAAATGTGGTTACTCGTGGTCAACAGCGCTTTCGCTTGAGACGCCGTTGGATAGATGTTGAAGGAGCA CCATGCGGTGAAGTGCAAATAGTTCAGGAAGATACACCACTGAGAACACCAAAGGATGCATTTGCGCAGTTGGCTTCAGTTAGTAATTTTCGGAAATGTAGTTTTTCACATGCAGCACTTTTAGGTGCTTCTCCTGCTAAACGACGTGCATGTGTGGATATAGACAATGATTGGGAACGTATGTCTGCTGCCAGCATTGTAAGTGATCATTCAGCTACTGATTCCAGTGATTCGCCCCATAGATATGGAGTTGATGAGTCCTTGAGTGGTGATGAGGATTTTATGGATGGGTGGGATCAGAGGAGGAGAAAATTCCATTCGGAAGGGTTTAGTAGATCAGATCAAGTTCATAAGTGTGTGAAGTTTGATGAGGATGATAATCTTGGATGGGACTCTGTGGAGGACTTTGCATCAGGAAAAAGATCTGGTGATTGGGAAATAAGGGAAAGGCATAGGGCTGTCCATGAGAAAAAATCGGTGTTCTGCGCTCCATTGTCTTTCTGGCCTCACTGGGTTTACCAAATGTACGACTCATATGCCCTTGCTCGAAGGGCTGCAG ATTTGTGGAAGCAAGTAATAGGAAGTCCAAATATGGATGATTATATAAGAAAGCCAGACCTTTTATCATTTTATATTGCAAGCAAGCTTCCCATGTCAGAATCTACAAGGCAGGAGCTGTTGGAGATCGATGGAATTTCTTATCGATTGAGACGGGAAATACAGTTACTGAAAGGCTTTAATCTTATACGTTGTAAAAACTGTCTG ACTTTAATTGCAAAGCGAAGTGATATGGTGGTGATGTCTAGTGATGGACCCCTCAATGCTTATGTGAACCCTCATGGTTATGTGCATGAGATCATTACCGTTTATAATGCAAATGGGCTAGCACTTCTTGGTTCACCTGCCAAAGAGCATAGCTGGTTTCCAGG GTATGCATGGACGATCACCAACTGTGCTGTTTGTGAATCAAACATGGGCTGGTTATTTACAGCTACAAAAAGAAATTTGCTACCAAAGTCATTTTGGGGGATCCGTAGTTCTCAAGTTACTGATGATACACAATGA